Proteins encoded in a region of the Microbacterium neungamense genome:
- a CDS encoding VanZ family protein codes for MTPAPEPAPDPEPISDPEPVEGSDFPDAEPVEASRPHPDAEPVEASSPPRRSATLDPLRFLPRLVLAPYSVVLLLLTWLPGEQAAVATGIVNRLARFLAARDIVPYALGYPVLEFLANIALFVPLGLLLAAGWPRLSGWAIAATGLATTVTIEAVQILLPSRYPSFSDLVANTLGAVGGWGLVAGARALRDETRRTLEG; via the coding sequence ATGACCCCGGCCCCTGAGCCCGCCCCGGACCCTGAGCCTATCTCGGACCCTGAGCCTGTCGAAGGGTCCGACTTCCCGGACGCTGAGCCCGTCGAAGCGTCCCGCCCGCACCCGGACGCTGAGCCCGTCGAAGCGTCGTCCCCTCCCCGCCGCTCCGCCACCCTCGACCCCCTCCGCTTCCTCCCCCGCCTCGTGCTCGCCCCGTACTCCGTGGTGCTCCTCCTGCTCACCTGGCTGCCCGGCGAGCAGGCCGCCGTGGCCACCGGCATCGTGAACCGTCTGGCGCGCTTCCTGGCCGCCCGCGACATCGTCCCCTACGCGCTCGGCTACCCCGTGCTCGAGTTCCTCGCGAACATCGCCCTGTTCGTGCCGCTCGGGCTGCTGCTCGCCGCCGGCTGGCCGCGACTGTCGGGCTGGGCCATCGCCGCCACCGGGCTCGCCACCACCGTGACGATCGAGGCGGTGCAGATCCTCCTCCCGAGCCGGTATCCGTCCTTCTCCGACCTCGTCGCCAACACGCTCGGCGCCGTCGGCGGCTGGGGGCTGGTGGCCGGCGCCCGTGCACTCCGCGACGAGACTCGCCGTACCCTGGAGGGATGA